The Edaphobacter sp. 12200R-103 genome contains a region encoding:
- a CDS encoding efflux transporter outer membrane subunit, with protein MRAGSIKMLAALLGVAALSGCKVGPNYKVPAMPAPPAYSDNGHNGAWTTAKPADTANRGDWWAIYGDTELNDLEQRCATANQSIAAALQAYQQSHDLVREARSSLYPTIAIGASASRNRISSTRPLRPSNAAQDYWDFLIPLNISWEPDLWGRVRRQIESNSALAQATAADLANTQLSLQGLLAVSFFQLRGIDLQAQLLQSTLNAYQQTLKLTQDRFRGGLSAESDVEQARAQLEQARAQLIDLGVGRAQLEHAIAVLVGAPATGFHIAEKPLTGDPPSVPTGIPSEVLQRRPDIAAAERRVAAANAVIGVAKAAYFPTIILGANGTLESSQITNLFNQGSAGWNAGPSASELLFDAGRRRAQVDYAVAQREQATALYRDQVLSAFRDVEDQLSALRVLEQEASVQAAAVAAAKRSTELSTLRYKRGLAPYLEVLTNQTIELTNERTAAALVTQRILASTRLQIALGGGWNTTELPQN; from the coding sequence ATGAGGGCAGGCAGCATAAAAATGCTGGCCGCCCTGTTGGGGGTGGCCGCCCTATCGGGCTGCAAGGTGGGGCCGAACTATAAGGTTCCGGCGATGCCTGCGCCTCCGGCCTATAGCGACAATGGCCATAACGGTGCATGGACGACGGCGAAGCCTGCCGACACCGCAAATCGTGGTGACTGGTGGGCGATCTACGGAGATACTGAGCTCAATGACCTGGAACAGCGCTGTGCGACGGCGAACCAGAGTATCGCGGCTGCGCTGCAGGCCTACCAGCAGTCGCACGACCTGGTTCGAGAGGCCCGGTCCTCGCTCTACCCGACGATTGCAATCGGTGCCTCGGCGAGTCGGAATCGTATCTCGAGCACCCGGCCGCTGAGGCCATCGAATGCGGCACAGGACTACTGGGATTTTCTGATTCCTCTGAACATCTCGTGGGAGCCGGACCTGTGGGGCCGTGTCCGGAGGCAGATCGAGTCCAACAGCGCGCTGGCGCAGGCTACGGCGGCGGACCTGGCCAATACACAACTCAGTCTGCAGGGCTTGTTGGCTGTCAGCTTCTTTCAGCTGCGCGGCATCGATCTGCAGGCCCAGCTGCTTCAGAGCACATTGAATGCCTATCAGCAAACCCTGAAACTGACGCAGGACCGCTTTCGTGGAGGGTTGAGCGCGGAAAGCGATGTGGAACAGGCCAGGGCACAACTGGAACAGGCACGGGCTCAACTGATTGATTTGGGCGTGGGGCGGGCACAACTGGAACATGCGATCGCCGTGCTCGTAGGAGCGCCTGCGACAGGTTTTCATATCGCTGAGAAGCCGCTCACCGGAGATCCCCCGAGCGTCCCGACGGGAATACCGTCGGAGGTGCTGCAGCGCAGACCGGATATTGCCGCAGCCGAAAGGCGAGTGGCAGCAGCTAATGCCGTGATCGGTGTGGCCAAGGCCGCCTACTTTCCCACGATTATCCTCGGGGCAAACGGAACCCTGGAAAGCAGCCAGATCACGAACCTGTTCAATCAGGGAAGTGCGGGGTGGAATGCCGGGCCGAGTGCAAGTGAACTGCTGTTTGACGCTGGCAGGCGGCGAGCCCAGGTGGATTACGCCGTGGCCCAGAGGGAGCAGGCAACGGCGCTTTATCGCGACCAGGTTCTCTCCGCGTTTCGCGATGTAGAAGATCAGCTCTCCGCGCTTCGCGTATTAGAGCAGGAGGCGTCGGTGCAGGCCGCTGCCGTTGCTGCTGCGAAACGGAGTACGGAGCTTTCGACCCTGCGTTACAAGCGGGGGCTGGCGCCCTATCTCGAGGTCCTGACGAACCAGACGATTGAGCTGACGAACGAGCGAACGGCGGCCGCTCTGGTGACCCAGCGGATTCTTGCGAGCACTCGACTTCAGATTGCATTGGGTGGGGGATGGAACACGACAGAGCTGCCTCAGAATTAG